A stretch of the Nicotiana tabacum cultivar K326 chromosome 6, ASM71507v2, whole genome shotgun sequence genome encodes the following:
- the LOC107767491 gene encoding uncharacterized protein LOC107767491, with protein sequence MTSNIVESINATNKDARKLPVMRLLEYMTNLLQQWNNKNRKSAMETSTELGEKYDKLLRENLIASEQMTESPATEQLYTVFEGVRRNIVCLEEGTCSCRKFQMDELLCPHAWAVLKNQHLKPGQYCSFYYKKDKLLKTYEFPVNPIPDESLWVIPIEVMEDVILPPEGRRNAGRPRKERLRPASEKESKRAFSCSVCGQGGHNRKICRNKPK encoded by the exons ATGACTTCCAATATTGTAGAGTCAATTAATGCAACAAACAAGGATGCTAGAAAGTTACCAGTAATGCGATTGCTGGAGTACATGACAAATTTGCTACAACAGTGGAACAACAAAAACAGAAAAAGTGCAATGGAGACATCTACAGAGCTTGGTGAAAAGTATGACAAACTCCTTCGGGAAAATCTGATTGCATCGGAGCAAATGACG GAGAGCCCTGCTACGGAGCAGTTATATACTGTATTTGAAGGGGTAAGGCGAAACATAGTGTGCCTTGAAGAGGGAACATGCAGTTGCAGAAAATTTCAAATGGATGAACTTTTATGTCCGCATGCTTGGGCGGTTTTGAAGAACCAGCATCTGAAACCTGGACAGTATTGCTCTTTTTACTACAAGAAGGATAAACTCCTTAAAACTTATGAATTTCCAGTGAATCCGATACCAGATGAAAGTTTATGGGTAATCCCAATAGAGGTGATGGAAGATGTGATCCTACCACCTGAAGGGAGAAGGAATGCAGGAAGGCCAAGAAAGGAAAGACTCAGACCTGCTTCAGAAAAAGAGTCTAAGAGGGCGTTTTCATGTTCTGTGTGTGGACAAGGTGGTCACAATAGAAAAATATGTAGAAATAAACCAAAATAA